Genomic window (Sparus aurata chromosome 19, fSpaAur1.1, whole genome shotgun sequence):
CACCACCTTCTCGCTGgctttgctcgaaaagctgagTGATAACGACAAGACGGCAAATGTCTTCTACTCTCCTTTCAGCATCTCTTCAGCCCTGGCTATGGTGATGATGGGGGCCAGAGGCAACACAGCCGCACAGATGTCagaggtacaacacacacacacacacacacacacacacacacacacacacacacacacacacacacacacacacacatttaagttAATGGCTATGCAGGGTGGTATACCAAGTTCAGTTTgatctttgtttctgtttaagATGGTATTATTGCTGTCCACCTGGTGCACAAAATCATGCAGATTTCATAATGCAAATGTCTCTGGGaccatttaaagcaacattgaagagtttaacatttacagaaaataaGGGCAGAAAGTAGTTCTTCAAGCCCTTATTCAGTATGAATCACCAGATATTTCTGTCAGTATCAGCAAGAATGACAATGTTTGTCCTGTTCAGACTCTGACTGAGTTTTATGGGGGGCAGTTCTGTGTGGTGTTACTATAGAAACGTTACACATAACATGGAAGTGTAAAGACAATAAAGATCTAGATATCAGTTCCTGGCCTGTGCAGTCTATGAAGAAATATGAGGATTCCCTTAACAAAAatgatgtgtgtctgcatatgCAATATGATTTATAATGTTTAATGGTAATAACAATAAAGTTACAGGTTTATACTCTTCTCAAAGCTTTTGATGGTTTATGTTAATAAAGAGTGCATATTACTATATTACTACTTTTGGATTTAGTCCTTTTCATGCCCTCCTTTGATCAGATGCAATAACagcatatatataaatatatatatacatatatatatatataattcaaCTAAAATGCCTTGTTGAAGTAGCCTTGTCTAAAGTAATGGTATCCtgccttttttatttgatccatTGCGATATATTACAACCATTTATCCATCACATTTAGTTAACAGTAAACCATTTATCCATTAGGGTCTATTAAGATAACACTCAGCAATTTTCTACTTTACTTGTAGCCTATGCAATATATGATGTTTATGTAATATGAGATAAATGAGAGTTCCATTATGTTCAAGAGAAGACAGGCCGATATCTCCAATACTCTGCAAATCacaaacaatctagatggataaatagcacaaCAGATAAGAATCAGATGAACATCTGTATTTTGGACTttagggtgaactgtccctttaggTATCTCAGGTGAGTGACCTACAATCATTAATCATGTTGTATACAAATGCATAGCATGGAGCACCAAAGTCAGCAAACTATAGCTAAATCCTTTCTAGTTGTGTAGTCTCATCTGTTAATAAGCAAAATGATCACCACGCTGGTCTAATAAACTGTTTATAACAgactgctgtttttctttctcagtgCATCTATTTAACACTTGTCCTCTTCATCCACAGTGCCTGAAAACCCGTGATGTTCAGGACGATGTCCACAGCAGTTTTGCGCAGCTGCTGGGTGAACTCAACAAGGCAGACGCTCCGTATGCCCTCAGTGTGGCCAACAGACTGTACGGGGAGCAGTCCTACCAGTTTGTTGAGGTGTGTGTATTTcagcatgtgtgtatgtatctTCAGTAGTAGGTGTGGTTGTGTTAACATATTTGTACACTGGAGTGAATGAGACACAGACAAGAATATTTGAGCGGAAGGAATGATGAATGAGGAAGTGGGCAGCAGGCCAGGATACAAGCAAAGAAAGTAGTGGTTGTGAAAATATTCTAGCTGTGATGGCCTTTAACTCCACTTACTAAGTAAACTAACCAGCTTATGaattatattattgttttgtgtgaTCACAATCAGTAAATGTGTTGTTGATGGTTCCAGCATTTCTTAAGAGGCACCAGGAAGCACTACAACGCAGAGCTGGAGTCTGTTGACTTCATAAAGAGCTTTGAGGCGGCAAGGCTCAACATAAACAGCTGGGTGGAGGAGAAGACACAAGGTGGTTCATATACACTAACATACACACTTATCAGTATGTTAGTAGACACTCATGTCTCATTCATCTAATGCAATTATTATAACACCAGTCAAACATTGTAAACTGATCTTTAACTGGAGGAGCACTGTATTTATGTTAAACATACTCACTTATGTCAGTCTcatttttgaatgcaaaaataaaagctagATCTCCAGACTGCTAAAACCTTAAATTAACATGTAAACTTGCATGCCCTTTGAGTGCCAAGAGTTTACGGCCCGAGAGTGTGCAGAGTTGAAGGGTGGACACTAATTTCATCAAGTATTAAGGCAGAAAGATTTCGATATTTGTGTAGAGATTATGCATTCATTTGTCatgttaatacaaaataaaaatctttttgtGTCTAAAATATGATTGAACTTCATTCTATGTCAGGGAAACATGGCAGTTGACAGTACCATTTTTCAACACATTAAAAGCTTCAGTTGAGTGAAATCATATCATATATTACACTGTATATTTGTAAATACTTGGAGTAGTCATTGAACACTTGagattgtctactttattatCTCATTCTATTGTCTActttactattttatttattcttattattatttttattattatttttgtatatatatcGTTATCTTCATCTCTTGTGTCCATTCATTCTGGAGCATctggaagaaaaacaatttccccctaGGGATTAAacaagtattctgattctgattctgatatcaTTTTGTCCTCCAGGTAAAATTAAGAATTTGCTAGCCCAGGGTGTGTTGGACAGCACGGCCGGGCTGGTGCTGGTCAATGCCATGTACTTCAAAGGCAACTGGAACAAGAGGTTTGATGAATACGTCACACGTGATGCTCAGTTCAGAATCAACCAGGTAACACTgctcaaagaaaacatccaGTATGCTTACAGTCATTGACAAAAGTCAGTTAAAGTTAGAAAACATGGGTTTTAAAATTGTTGTATAGCAGCAAATACGATTTAATCAGCATTGAACTGGTCCACAAAACCCTGAATCTGCAATAAGTGATTTGTAGTTACTGcgtcagacagaaaaaaaacagaaacactgaaaaacaaactcaacagcAAGCCTCCATACAGCTTTTCAAGTTGTTATGGGAACTTGTTAGTGAACAACTAGCAACCTGCACACTGCAAGATGTGTGGCAACCTGGCCGTGCCATCACAGGGTTTTCACTTCACCATTTGATGAAGTCAAGGTTTCACCACAACCCTACAAAGTCACCTGTACTTAGCTTTTGATTAAATCTTCAGctttcttaatttctttatttcagcTCACCATCATTTCTCACTGACTAGATAATTTGCAAATGGCTGTTGTGACTTTTGTTGTATAGAAAACTTCAGCTGGTGTTAAGTTTTTGaatttttctgtttgatttcagAATGACACCAAACCAGTGAAGATGATGCGCCAGAAAACTAGCTTCCCTTTAACCTTCATCCCTGAAGCCAACTGCCAGGTAATCAAGCTGTTGAGTTAATTAATCCATTACTGCAGTATGTCAGGTTTCTGTCAGTCCAACTGGGACCTTTGTTAACTTTATCATTAAGCTATCATTTGACAATGGTGTACACTGTATATTTCCTGTATGTCTGCTGTAATGTTCTAAACTTGTTGAACAGATCCTAGAGATGCCATACGAAGGAAAGGAGCTCAGCATGCTCATCTTTCTACCCAATGACATGAAGGAAGGTACAACAGGTCTGGAGAAGGTAGGAACACCATcccacctgcaaacacacacacacacacacacacatacacacacacttgtacacttatagaaacacacaagacacagaCAAACTAATAATTGATTTTATGTCCACCCCAGCTGGAGAAGGAGCTTACCTATGAGAACTTTGTGAAGTGGACTCGTCCAGACATGAAGGATGAAACTGAGGTTGAGGTGGAGCTGCCCCGGTTCAAGATGGAGGAGAAGTATGACATGAAGGGTGTCCTGATCAGCATGGGCATGGTGGATGCTTTTGATAACACACGGAGTGACTTCTCTGGTAGGAGCACATCAGACatattcataaaaatgtaaaaaaaaaaggtcaaaattgaATAGATGTTTGACTAAATCAATGTGCTCTGTGTTTCTATGGTGTAGGGTGAGCCCAGGCATTATATTATTTCAATTGTTCTTTAATCCATCTCTTCTGCTGACAGGCATGTCTCCTGCCAATGAGCTGGTCCTGTCAAAAGTCATCCACAAGGCCTTCCTGGAGTTCAACGAAGAGGGAACTGAGGCTGCCGCTGCCACTGCCCCGGTCATGGTGAACCGTTGTTACATTGAATCTTCAGCCACCTTCATTGCAGACCaccccttcctcttcttcatcaggCATAACCCCTCCATGAGCATTCTCTTTGC
Coding sequences:
- the LOC115569725 gene encoding leukocyte elastase inhibitor-like isoform X5, with the protein product MASPTPLSKANTTFSLALLEKLSDNDKTANVFYSPFSISSALAMVMMGARGNTAAQMSECLKTRDVQDDVHSSFAQLLGELNKADAPYALSVANRLYGEQSYQFVEHFLRGTRKHYNAELESVDFIKSFEAARLNINSWVEEKTQGKIKNLLAQGVLDSTAGLVLVNAMYFKGNWNKRFDEYVTRDAQFRINQNDTKPVKMMRQKTSFPLTFIPEANCQILEMPYEGKELSMLIFLPNDMKEGTTGLEKLEKELTYENFVKWTRPDMKDETEVEVELPRFKMEEKYDMKGVLISMGMVDAFDNTRSDFSGMSPANELVLSKVIHKAFLEFNEEGTEAAAATAPVMVNRCYIESSATFIADHPFLFFIRHNPSMSILFAGRYCSPE